One window of Clarias gariepinus isolate MV-2021 ecotype Netherlands chromosome 21, CGAR_prim_01v2, whole genome shotgun sequence genomic DNA carries:
- the LOC128509737 gene encoding uncharacterized protein LOC128509737 — MGNYRRTLRAAGCPEVKINSLKYKHGENTNTKKVKKPRKAEVNFYPDYPAGESKRSLEEERLALLSEVQKNDNYQIIKQKMERTFAYRQHKVIEDVPFIVDFQSRWPALFCEYEIAAEFTRINTIPLIQTFMSKLDCYTSKLTSIYRRKGGVAGRKISKLMAAIDQNDTISTRRACIVRALSVYLNEDYENLMKEYADADSENAERDMANTVIGIYIIRPEDAEVCDLPSDVGLIVEGVKVLQNLADVTKACALLLGVIYSLNLSYPPDLKYTLSSFKNCY; from the exons ATGGGGAACTATCGTCGTACTCTGCGAGCAGCAGGCTGTCCCGAAGTAAagataaattctttaaaatacaaACATGGTGAAAATACAAATACCAAGAAAGTCAAAAAGCCCAGGAAGGCTGAAGTCAATTTCTATCCTGATTATCCAGCTGGAGAGAGCAAACGAAGCCTAGAAGAAGAACGTTTAGCATTGCTGTCTGAGGTTCAGAAAAATGACAACTAtcaaattattaaacaaaaaatggaaagaaCATTTGcctacagacaacataaagttaTTGAAGATGTGCCCTTCATTGTTGACTTCCAAAGCAGATGGCCTGCTCTGTTTTGTGAATATGAg ATTGCTGCTGAGTTCACTCGAATCAACACCATCCCACTAATTCAAACATTTATGTCAAAACTGGATTGTTACACAAGCAAGCTGACCAGCATCTACCGAAGAAAAGGAGGAGTTGCAGGACGTAAAATTAGCAAATTAATGGCTGCCATTGACCAG AATGATACCATCTCAACTCGGAGAGCGTGCATTGTCAGAGCACTTTCTGTGTATCTAAATGAAGACTATGAAAACCTCATGAAGGAGTATGCA gACGCAGACTCTGAGAATGCAGAAAGAGACATGGCCAACACAGTCATTGGAATTTACATCATCAGACCTGAAGATGCAGAAGTCTGTGACCTACCATCGGATGTTGGACTCATTGTTGAGGGAGTGAAAGTCCTTCAAAATCTTGCCGATGTCACCAAGGCTTGTGCTCTTCTTTTGGGAGTCATATACAGCTTGAATCTCAGCTATCCACCAGACCTGAAGTACACTTTGAGTTCTTTCAAAAATTGTTACTAG
- the LOC128509419 gene encoding BOLA class I histocompatibility antigen, alpha chain BL3-7-like yields the protein MARDSAVIKVLLILTFSVHLSLADRHTLMYFYTGVTGLNFPEFIAVVLLDGEQFAYYDSNIREAIPKKKWAQKLKSDEPRTWDSVTERMWAHQEKFKVNVATAMQTFNQTKGIHTWQQMLGCELYDNDTTKGYTQYGCDGEDFMSLDLKTVSWSAAKPLAVMTESKWESKVNRAKYCKDFLTSECGEHLRKFETYSRVTLKKKVVPKVSVFQEHSPSPEVVCHATGFFPKALNITWQKDGEDVHEDVELRETLPNQDGSFQKRSILKVPAEELQKHTYTCMVQHSSLEKELVREVPKGGATIPIIAAVIAALIALVAVGARIVVWKKKNSGFKPVPAKPSSEGDSSTNNS from the exons ATGGCCCGTGACAGCGCTGTAATTAAGGTTCTACTTATTCTCACTTTCTCTGTTCATCTTTCATTAGCAG ACAGGCACACACTTATGTATTTCTACACTGGAGTCACAGGACTGAATTTCCCAGAGTTCATTGCGGTTGTTCTGCTGGATGGAGAGCAGTTTGCGTACTATGACAGTAACATCAGGGAGGCGATCCCAAAGAAGAAGTGGGCACAAAAGTTAAAGTCTGATGAGCCACGTACCTGGGACAGTGTGACCGAGAGGATGTGGGCTCACCAGGAAAAATTCAAAGTCAATGTGGCTACAGCAATGCAGACCTTTAATCAGACCAAAG GAATACATACATGGCAGCAGATGTTAGGCTGTGAGCTTTATGATAATGACACCACTAAAGGATACACACAGTACGGTTGTGATGGAGAAGATTTCATGAGTCTGGATTTGAAGACTGTCTCCTGGAGTGCAGCCAAACCTCTAGCTGTAATGACTGAAAGCAAGTGGGAGTCTAAAGTAAACCGTGCTAAATACTGTAAAGACTTCCTGACGTCTGAGTGTGGAGAGCATTTAAGGAAGTTTGAGACTTACAGCAGAGTGACTTTGAAGAAGAAAG TTGTCCCTAAGGTGTCAGTATTCCAGGAACACTCTCCTTCTCCAGAGGTGGTGTGTCACGCTACAGGTTTCTTCCCCAAAGCACTAAACATCACCTGGCAGAAGGACGGAGAGGACGTGCATGAGGACGTGGAGCTCAGAGAGACGTTACCCAACCAGGATggaagcttccagaagagaagcATTCTGAAAGTCCCAGCTGAGGAGCTGCAGAAACACACCTACACCTGCATGGTTCAGCACAGCAGCTTGGAGAAGGAGTTAGTGCGAGAAGTACCAAAAG GTGGAGCAACGATCCCTATCATTGCTGCTGTAATCGCGGCTCTCATCGCTCTCGTCGCTGTTGGTGCTAGAATTGTGGtctggaagaagaagaactctG GcttcaaacctgttccagccAAACCCT CCTCTGAAGGAGATTCTTCAACCAACAACTCATAA